The genomic region GGCGCGAAAATGCCAGCCGCCGCTGTCGCGGTGCAGCTCGCCGAACAGCATCGAGGTGTCCCGCGCGGCGGTGCTCGACAGGTCGTAGCGCACCAGCTCGTCGCCGGTGTCGGTGTTGACGACCCGGATGTACGCGCCGTGCACGTCACCGAAACTCTGGTGCCGGTAGTCGGCGTTGTGGATGCTCACCGGGAAAACGATGCGGGTGATCGCGCTGGACAACAGGTCGAGCCGCACGTCGATCTGCTCGTCGTCCCCCGCACCCTCGCCCGTGAGGTTGTCCCCGCGGTGCACGATCTCCCCACGCGGGCTGCTCAGATTGTTGTAGTAGACGAAATAGCTCAGGCTGGGCGCCCGGTCGTTCTCCTGCAGGGCGATGGCGCTCGCGTCGAGATCGAACTCCTCCCCGCCTGGACGATTGGGATCCCAGCCGAGACCGACCGTGATGTGTGTGAGGGTCTCGGTGGCTTCGGCAAGAGCGACGCTGCCGCCCTTGGCGAGATCAATGCCCACTGTTCTCCGTTTCCGCGGCTTTCGCCGATCGCACCGATCGCACCGGCCGGACCGGCCGGCGTCCGATCCACGTGATCAGCCAAGCACAGACGGGCGCCGCCGGGGAGCGCATCCGGCGATACTTCGCTGTCGTCGGGGAGACGGCCGCCGGCGCCCGCGGGCCGACCGCGGCGGACAGGTTCGGCGGCCGTGGTGTGAGCGCGGACGGTCGGTCACCGGATGGTGGTTTCCGGCCCTGCTCCGCGGTGATCCGACAGCCGTCGATCACCCTCTGACGGCCGTCGGTCTCCCTGCGCGTCGGATGGCTGCCGCCCGGCACCGGCGAGCCCGGCGTCGCGGGCGCGGCAGGGCCAGCATTGGCTAACGTCGGCAGACGTGGATCACCTACCACTGCTCGTCGGTTCCGGCGACATCGCCCGCGCCCTGGGCCTCACCCGTCAGGCCATCGATCACCGACTGCGGGTCGATCCGGCCGCGCCGAGCCCCGCCGCGGTCGTCAACCGCACCGCGACCTGGGGTGGTACTCGGATCTGGTGGCGGGAGGAGATCGACCGATGGCTGCGCCTCGAACCCGAACACTGGGAAGTGCACTGACGGGGACGTGTGCCGCAGGAAAGGATCCGCGTCGCCGGTTGACGGGAAGCGCCGCCGGTTGACGAAGAGCGCCGTCGGTTGACGGAGAGCAGAGAAGGCGCGGGGACGGGCCCCGGGCGGTGCGGGGTACGCGGAGTGGCGCCACCCCGAGTGATGGCGTGTTGAGGCATCATTGATACTTCCGTGTCGTGGGCATCGCCATCCGGGCGGTCGGCTGATAGCGTTTGGCGACACCGTCCGTCGGATGGCGGTGGGCCCGGGGGCGCGGTGATGGTAATCGAGTGTGCGCGATGAAGAGCTACTTCTTCGTCTCCTATGCCGCCAAAGAGGACCGTCGCTGGGTCCAGCGCTTTCACGCCGATCTGGAGTATGAGCTGGGCCGGCTCGTCGGCTCCGCGGTCGGCGGAATCCTCGATACCAGGCCGCGGCCCGGCATGGACGCGGACCTCGCCCTCGCGGCGGGGGCCGGCCGTATCCGCTCGATGGTCGCCCTCTGCTCCGATCCTTTTTTCAAGGACGGTTGGTGCGGACGCGAATGGGAGGTCTTCGGCGCCCGCGTCGAGAACTTCAGCAAGGCCGGTGCGACCAGGCTGGAGGACGGTTTCCTGCGGGTGTTGTGGCGGTCGACCCACGACCCGGTGCCGCCGGCGGCACGCCCCGCCCTCGCCGACGCCAGGCTCGGGCTGCCCGAGGTCTACGGCCAGCACGGACTGCTGTGGCTCATGCGCAACATGCTGCGCGGGCCCAGCGGCTACTACGCGTTCGTCCGACTGTTCGCGGCCCGGGTCATCGCCGCCCAGCAGATCGATCTCGACCCTCTGCCCGAGCTCGCGATCCGCGCCGCCGGCCCCGCCTTCGGCTCCCACGGTACCGACGGCTCCGGGCATGCCCCGAACGGCGCCTCCGCGGAACCCGCCGGCCGGCCGTCGGCCGGCGGGGTGCTCCGGCGGCAGGAGCCGCCGTCACCCGCGTGGGCCGCGGCTCCGCCCGCTTCCGATTCGCCTGCTTCGGCTGCCCGAGTGTCGGATCCGCCTGCCTCGGCTCCGCCTGCCTCGGCTCCGCCTGCCTCGGGTCCGCCTGCCTCGGCTCTGCCTGCCTCGGCTCCGCCTGCCTCGGCTCTGCCTGCCTCGGATCCGCCTGCTTCGGCTCCCCCCGCCTCGGATCCGCCTGCTTCGGCTCGCGGCCGTGGGGCACGAGACGCCGCCGCGGGCAATGGCGCTGCGGGCAATGGCGCTGCGGGCAATGGCGCTGCGGGCAATGGCGCCGCGGGGGACGGCGCTGGGGGAGCGGGTGCAGCGGGGGAGGGCGCGGAGCGCGGCGGCGGGGATCGGCGCGGCGGTGATCGGGGCGGGAGGGCTGATCGGCCACGGGCGGGCAGCGTCCCGGCGGGCGACGGTGGGGGCCGCGGGGCCGGGG from Frankia alni ACN14a harbors:
- a CDS encoding TerD family protein, with amino-acid sequence MGIDLAKGGSVALAEATETLTHITVGLGWDPNRPGGEEFDLDASAIALQENDRAPSLSYFVYYNNLSSPRGEIVHRGDNLTGEGAGDDEQIDVRLDLLSSAITRIVFPVSIHNADYRHQSFGDVHGAYIRVVNTDTGDELVRYDLSSTAARDTSMLFGELHRDSGGWHFRALGEGGIAGLAQIARGYGLDV
- a CDS encoding toll/interleukin-1 receptor domain-containing protein, translated to MKSYFFVSYAAKEDRRWVQRFHADLEYELGRLVGSAVGGILDTRPRPGMDADLALAAGAGRIRSMVALCSDPFFKDGWCGREWEVFGARVENFSKAGATRLEDGFLRVLWRSTHDPVPPAARPALADARLGLPEVYGQHGLLWLMRNMLRGPSGYYAFVRLFAARVIAAQQIDLDPLPELAIRAAGPAFGSHGTDGSGHAPNGASAEPAGRPSAGGVLRRQEPPSPAWAAAPPASDSPASAARVSDPPASAPPASAPPASGPPASALPASAPPASALPASDPPASAPPASDPPASARGRGARDAAAGNGAAGNGAAGNGAAGNGAAGDGAGGAGAAGEGAERGGGDRRGGDRGGRADRPRAGSVPAGDGGGRGAGAFVTAPVDSVEAAPRRVVVSYVGADQQWADWLEQLLRRGCHEVQQVRWAQNRGERLAETVDRIARWDPEITVVLLSRHYRAPVPEDPGTTETEAWERLGLEGPLARRVVRVTIDPQPLPEPLRTLRTLDLSGLEPAVVNELLMEVRAGGGW